Proteins from a genomic interval of Papaver somniferum cultivar HN1 chromosome 4, ASM357369v1, whole genome shotgun sequence:
- the LOC113272788 gene encoding uncharacterized protein LOC113272788, whose product MQALDDISDDRILTDEEDDMLVTVKVEFEKAHRRKEIFIRQKYRVNAIRDGDRNTKHFHRLLRRNRARNNINNLRINGIWSGNKDEIKEDIANHFEAAFKEVSNHKPRINNMCLKSIDENARVWLERTFSEEKVKKAIHDLGVHRAPGPDGFLMKFYIVGWEFIKDDLMKVFKDFHDNNILDTSLKNNFMALIPKKIDGVLIANECVDSRLSQKLPGLVCKLDFEKAFDNVNWNFLNEVLFKMGFGGVWRAGIRNFLSYSKFSVLVNGTTHGFFGSEKGIRQGDPFSPFLFTIVGEV is encoded by the exons ATGCAAGCTTTGGATGATATTAGTGATGATAGAATTCTAACCGACGAGGAAGACGACATGCTCGTGACGGTGAAAGTTGAGTTTGAAAAGGCTCATAGACGTAAGGAAATTTTCATTCGTCAAAAATATAGAGTCAACGCTATTCGTGATGGGGATAGAAATACAAAGCATTTTCATCGTTTGTTAAGAAGGAATAGAGcaagaaacaacatcaacaacctcCGCATCAATGGTATATGGAGCGGGAACAAAGATGAGATTAAAGAAGACATTGCGAATCACTTTGAGGCAGCCTTTAAGGAAGTGTCTAATCATAAACCGAGAATTAATAATATGTGTCTAAAGAGTATTGATGAGAATGCTAGAGTTTGGCTAGAGAGGACTTTTAGTGAAGAAAAGGTGAAGAAAGCGATTCATGATTTGGGGGTGCATAGAGCTCCGGGTCCGGACGGATTCCTTATGAAATTTTATATTGTTGGGTGGGAGTTCATTAAAGACGACTTGATGAAGGTGTTTAAAGATTTCCATGATAACAATATTCTTGATACTTCTCTAAAGAACAACTTTATGGCGTTAATTCCGAAGAAAATTG ATGGAGTTTTGATAGCGAATGAATGTGTGGACTCTAGACTCAGTCAAAAATTACCGGggttagtatgcaaactagacTTTGAGAAGGCATTTGATAATGTGAATTGGAACTTCTTAAATGAGGTCCTATTTAAAATGGGATTTGGAGGTGTTTGGCGTGCTGGGATACGGAATTTCTTATCTTATTCAAAATTTTCGGTTCTCGTGAATGGTACCACTCATGGGTTTTTTGGTAGTGAGAAGGGtattcgtcaaggtgatcctttttctccttttctttttaccattgttGGAGAGGTTTGA
- the LOC113272790 gene encoding uncharacterized protein LOC113272790: MKKSMDSPFVGKIRRFLPPSNFSQPQFKEFFDGNNGNPVEHVQRFQASMSLWGYSDELICRTFPMTLTGKALTWFSHLESNSIKDFGMLSDAFFEQYKINLWSKKGSSHLFLLHREPGEFLGDFNIRFRQEVSEVGKVDESFVIEAYKNAMEYDEFGIYNSLTVQPVGSLRELYDRSDRYAKADKEKKAKLSRTARRTMVEGPAKPIQQFEGNTKNKSHEGPARKVRNDEDSRKPQEKQRVKFPKLNIVLGELFKKIKDSLPIPEPLPAETRDKRDKNKYCTHHKDHGNNTDTCRALAAKVQKMIEEGKLRQYVKNSPAQVNTLANTLYLREIRVIHAIVNTTSRKAQENATRLKLRHINDWRVSNKVDYASLIGMETLEEGKTEISFSNADLAGVYQPHNDAIVILALIGMYKVRRFLVDTGSSISVIFSGAYSSMNLCERQVEADDNPIIGFSGETMTAIGSINLPTMVGGRTVMQYFSLLDCRAPYNAILGRDWIHAMEAVTSNVH, from the coding sequence ATGAAGAAGTCAATGGATTCTCCATTTGTTGGGAAGATAAGGAGATTCCTCCCACCCTCAAACTTCAGCCAGCCTCAGTTCAAAGAATTTTTTGACGGCAATAATGGGAATCCGGTGGAGCACGTCCAGCGTTTTCAAGCCTCGATGAGTTTGTGGGGATACAGTGACGAACTAATTTGCAGAACTTTTCCAATGACGTTGACGGGTAAGGCTCTAACTTGGTTCTCACATTTAGAGTCTAATTCAATCAAGGATTTTGGAATGTTGTCGGATGCCTTTTTCGAGCAGTACAAGATTAATCTCTGGAGCAAGAAGGGAAGCAGTCatttattcctcttgcataggGAACCTGGCGAATTTCTAGGTGATTTTAATATAAGGTTCCGTCAGGAAGTAAGCGAAGTTGGAAAAGTTGATGAGAGTTTCGTGATAGAAGCATACAAAAATGCAATGGAGTATGATGAATTCGGAATTTACAATTCATTAACAGTCCAACCAGTTGGAAGCCTCAGAGAGCTGTATGACAGGTCTGATAGATATGCTAAGGCAGATAAAGAAAAGAAAGCAAAGTTGTCGCGAACAGCAAGAAGGACAATGGTCGAGGGACCGGCGAAACCGATACAACAATTTGAAGGTAATACCAAAAACAAGAGCCATGAAGGTCCAGCAAGGAAGGTGAGAAACGATGAAGATTCGCGTAAGCCGCAAGAAAAGCAAAGAGTAAAGTTTCCCAAGCTGAATATTGTACTTGGGGAACTTTTTAAgaagattaaagactcgttgCCCATTCCGGAGCCCCTACCAGCGGAAACAAGAGATAAGagagataaaaataaatattgtACTCATCACAAAGATCATGGGAACAATACAGATACTTGTCGTGCTCTCGCAGCGAAAGTCCAGAAAATGATTGAAGAAGGAAAGCTGCGGCAATACGTGAAGAATAGTCCGGCACAAGTCAACACACTAGCCAACACTCTATATTTACGAGAGATTAGAGTGATCCACGCAATAGTTAACACAACTTCGAGAAAGGCTCAGGAGAATGCTACACGGTTGAAGTTACGTCATATTAACGATTGGCGAGTATCGAACAAGGTCGATTATGCCAGTCTGATTGGTATGGAGACCTTGGAAGAGGGGAAGACTGAGATTTCTTTTTCGAACGCTGATCTTGCTGGAGTATATCAACCACATAATGATGCAATCGTGATTCTAGCTCTCATTGGGATGTATAAGGTACGTCGATTTCTGGTTGATACTGGAAGTTCAATTAGCGTCATATTCTCGGGAGCATACTCTTCAATGAATTTGTGCGAGAGGCAAGTAGAAGCAGATGATAACCCTATCATTGGATTCAGTGGGGAAACGATGACAGCAATAGGAAGCATTAATCTGCCTACGATGGTGGGAGGAAGGACGGTTATGCAATATTTCTCGTTGCTAGATTGTCGTGCACCCTACAACGCTATCTTAGGGCGTGATTGGATCCATGCAATGGAGGCGGTAACTTCCAATGTCCACTAG